The following proteins come from a genomic window of Gossypium raimondii isolate GPD5lz chromosome 5, ASM2569854v1, whole genome shotgun sequence:
- the LOC105771413 gene encoding F-box protein At2g39490 isoform X1: MGKKGRSKKNNQDKQRHDLDDDNPRNTSASSNNSMDPNDFISHLPDNILHQIILFLPVQSAVLTSFLSTHWKHLWKEALLEPVHDVVTMEAAIEAIKSFLDDFDTHYRPRNKWGFIFELGHGRGILVSSISSNGSLKLDFSASKPEFPRPFDLLLKLDLAPPNAYWWLLEENHSLQTQQPPSNTTKVKSLHLISVSHLSNVAVSSLLPNLPFLRSLTIAKCNGLQSLQIKEAKALRKLVVLDCPHLQSLSFEGSNLKSFRYRGKLVSFQFRDNSAFWGDCWFFLEDVMVDIRQGSLTQWTWDFETETSFFRHHYGLCKRNHWGCTSKYTCFNSILRSIKNVKSLTICRWFYETSICKKLPFSSRHPECYLSQLKELWWIDCSTERESINALLCFLKLCPKLERLYVTLDPKSYNLPSTGKFSALVTVPDKLYDLKVVKLEGFADEEKENFIARRLIPLFGETNPVIISKSKGKCLKHLVKIAKLEKKGKYPYKFKMVKNIDEKFLDHVHMKL, translated from the exons ATGGGGAAGAAGGGAAGGAGCAAGAAAAATAACCAAGACAAACAGAGGCATGATCTAGATGATGATAACCCGAGAAACACTTCAGCTTCCAG TAATAATAGTATGGACCCGAATGATTTCATCAGTCATTTACCTGATAACATCCTTCACCAAATCATTTTGTTCCTCCCTGTTCAATCCGCTGTCCTAACTTCTTTCCTTTCAACTCACTGGAAACACCTCTGGAAAGAGGCTTTGTTGGAACCAGTCCATGATGTAGTAACAATGGAAGCTGCTATTGAAGCCATAAAAAGCTTTCTTGATGATTTTGACACACACTATAGGCCTAGAAATAAGTGGGGTTTCATATTTGAGTTGGGTCATGGAAGAGGCATCTTAGTTTCTAGCATTTCCAGCAATGGTTCACTTAAACTTGATTTCTCAGCTAGTAAACCAGAATTTCCAAGGCCATTTGATTTGCTTTTGAAGCTGGACCTTGCACCGCCTAACGCTTATTGGTGGCTGCTTGAGGAAAATCACTCCTTGCAAACCCAACAACCACCTTCAAACACAACGAAAGTAAAATCTTTGCATCTCATATCAGTAAGCCACCTTTCTAATGTGGCCGTTTCGTCTTTGTTGCCAAATTTGCCATTTCTCAGAAGCTTGACTATCGCCAAATGCAATGGATTACAATCTTTACAGATAAAAGAGGCCAAAGCGCTTCGTAAATTAGTGGTCCTCGATTGCCCCCATTTACAATCTCTCAGTTTTGAAGGTTCCAATTTAAAATCTTTCAGATATAGAGGCAAGTTAGTGTCTTTTCAGTTTAGAGACAACAGTGCTTTTTGGGGCGACTGTTGGTTCTTCTTGGAAGACGTCATGGTTGATATCAGACAAGGTTCTCTAACGCAGTGGACATGGGACTTTGAGACGGAGACTTCCTTTTTCCGTCATCATTATGGTCTCTGTAAAAGAAATCATTGGGGCTGCACCAGCAAGTATACATGCTTCAACTCAATTTTGAGAAGCATTAAGAATGTCAAATCTCTAACAATATGCAGATGGTTTTACGAG ACATCGATATGCAAGAAGTTACCCTTCTCAAGTAGACACCCTGAATGTTATTTGAGTCAATTAAAAGAGCTTTGGTGGATTGATTGCTCAACGGAAAGAGAATCAATCAATGCCTTACTTTGCTTCCTGAAGTTGTGTCCTAAATTAGAAAGACTTTATGTTACA CTTGATCCAAAAAGCTATAACCTGCCCAGCACTGGAAAATTCTCTGCTTTAGTCACTGTTCCTGATAAGCTCTATGATCTCAAAGTTGTGAAACTAGAAGGATTTGCAGATGAAGAGAAAGAGAATTTCATTGCCAGACGACTGATACCTTTATTCGGAGAAACTAATCCagttattatatcaaaatcaaaaGGGAAATGTTTGAAACATCTGGTGAAAATAGCCAAGTTGGAGAAAAAAGGGAAGTATCCTTACAagtttaaaatggttaaaaatattGATGAAAAGTTTCTGGATCATGTTCACATGAAGCTTTAA
- the LOC105771413 gene encoding F-box protein At2g39490 isoform X2 produces the protein MGKKGRSKKNNQDKQRHDLDDDNPRNTSASSNNSMDPNDFISHLPDNILHQIILFLPVQSAVLTSFLSTHWKHLWKEALLEPVHDVVTMEAAIEAIKSFLDDFDTHYRPRNKWGFIFELGHGRGILVSSISSNGSLKLDFSASKPEFPRPFDLLLKLDLAPPNAYWWLLEENHSLQTQQPPSNTTKVKSLHLISVSHLSNVAVSSLLPNLPFLRSLTIAKCNGLQSLQIKEAKALRKLVVLDCPHLQSLSFEGSNLKSFRYRGKLVSFQFRDNSAFWGDCWFFLEDVMVDIRQGSLTQWTWDFETETSFFRHHYGLCKRNHWGCTSKYTCFNSILRSIKNVKSLTICRWFYELDPKSYNLPSTGKFSALVTVPDKLYDLKVVKLEGFADEEKENFIARRLIPLFGETNPVIISKSKGKCLKHLVKIAKLEKKGKYPYKFKMVKNIDEKFLDHVHMKL, from the exons ATGGGGAAGAAGGGAAGGAGCAAGAAAAATAACCAAGACAAACAGAGGCATGATCTAGATGATGATAACCCGAGAAACACTTCAGCTTCCAG TAATAATAGTATGGACCCGAATGATTTCATCAGTCATTTACCTGATAACATCCTTCACCAAATCATTTTGTTCCTCCCTGTTCAATCCGCTGTCCTAACTTCTTTCCTTTCAACTCACTGGAAACACCTCTGGAAAGAGGCTTTGTTGGAACCAGTCCATGATGTAGTAACAATGGAAGCTGCTATTGAAGCCATAAAAAGCTTTCTTGATGATTTTGACACACACTATAGGCCTAGAAATAAGTGGGGTTTCATATTTGAGTTGGGTCATGGAAGAGGCATCTTAGTTTCTAGCATTTCCAGCAATGGTTCACTTAAACTTGATTTCTCAGCTAGTAAACCAGAATTTCCAAGGCCATTTGATTTGCTTTTGAAGCTGGACCTTGCACCGCCTAACGCTTATTGGTGGCTGCTTGAGGAAAATCACTCCTTGCAAACCCAACAACCACCTTCAAACACAACGAAAGTAAAATCTTTGCATCTCATATCAGTAAGCCACCTTTCTAATGTGGCCGTTTCGTCTTTGTTGCCAAATTTGCCATTTCTCAGAAGCTTGACTATCGCCAAATGCAATGGATTACAATCTTTACAGATAAAAGAGGCCAAAGCGCTTCGTAAATTAGTGGTCCTCGATTGCCCCCATTTACAATCTCTCAGTTTTGAAGGTTCCAATTTAAAATCTTTCAGATATAGAGGCAAGTTAGTGTCTTTTCAGTTTAGAGACAACAGTGCTTTTTGGGGCGACTGTTGGTTCTTCTTGGAAGACGTCATGGTTGATATCAGACAAGGTTCTCTAACGCAGTGGACATGGGACTTTGAGACGGAGACTTCCTTTTTCCGTCATCATTATGGTCTCTGTAAAAGAAATCATTGGGGCTGCACCAGCAAGTATACATGCTTCAACTCAATTTTGAGAAGCATTAAGAATGTCAAATCTCTAACAATATGCAGATGGTTTTACGAG CTTGATCCAAAAAGCTATAACCTGCCCAGCACTGGAAAATTCTCTGCTTTAGTCACTGTTCCTGATAAGCTCTATGATCTCAAAGTTGTGAAACTAGAAGGATTTGCAGATGAAGAGAAAGAGAATTTCATTGCCAGACGACTGATACCTTTATTCGGAGAAACTAATCCagttattatatcaaaatcaaaaGGGAAATGTTTGAAACATCTGGTGAAAATAGCCAAGTTGGAGAAAAAAGGGAAGTATCCTTACAagtttaaaatggttaaaaatattGATGAAAAGTTTCTGGATCATGTTCACATGAAGCTTTAA
- the LOC105771094 gene encoding enoyl-CoA delta isomerase 1, peroxisomal, producing the protein MEMCNLEKRGKLFILTFTGEDEHRMNPARIDAIRSALNQIRSDSTSLSGSVLITTAHGKFFSNGYDLAWAGSSPDKIRLMSSKLRELVADLISFPLPTVAAITGHACAAGLIFAFCHDYIVMRKDRGFLYMSETDIGLKIPAWFIAVISCKIGDAKVRRDVVLKAKKLTAEQALESGIIDAAFDTAAETAEGAVELGEKLVKNGWNGQVYGENRTQLYREILDKLGVDETTDDVNNVAIATSKM; encoded by the exons ATGGAGATGTGCAATTTAGAGAAGCGGGGTAAGCTCTTCATTTTAACCTTCACCGGCGAAGACGAGCACCGCATGAACCCCGCCCGAATCGACGCAATCCGGTCTGCACTCAACCAAATCCGCTCCGACTCTACCTCTCTCTCTGGCTCCGTTCTCATCACCACCGCTCACGGCAAGTTCTTCTCCAACGGCTATGATCTCGCCTGGGCTGGCTCTTCACCAGACAAGATACGTTTAATGTCTTCCAAGCTCCGGGAACTTGTCGCCGACCTTATCTCCTTTCCTTTGCCTACCGTTGCCGCCATCACCGGCCACGCCTGCGCCGCCGGATTGATCTTTGCTTTTTGTCATGATTATATTGTTATGAGGAAAGATCGAGGGTTTTTGTACATGAGTGAAACGGATATCGGCCTGAAAATTCCGGCTTGGTTCATTGCCGTTATAAG ctgCAAGATTGGAGACGCCAAAGTACGGCGAGATGTGGTGTTGAAAGCGAAGAAGTTAACGGCGGAGCAAGCATTGGAGAGTGGAATTATCGACGCAGCGTTTGATACAGCGGCGGAGACGGCAGAAGGGGCGGTGGAATTAGGAGAAAAGTTGGTTAAAAATGGGTGGAACGGCCAAGTTTACGGTGAAAATAGAACGCAGCTTTATAGAGAGATTTTAGATAAACTTGGAGTTGATGAAACTACAGACGATGTGAACAATGTTGCAATTGCAACATCCAAAATGTAG